One Leptospirales bacterium DNA segment encodes these proteins:
- a CDS encoding SpoIIE family protein phosphatase, whose translation MDLHELLTTIMDTAKGLLEAEAASLLLYDAESEELIFDIARGAGGAVLARRRIPVSQGVAGLCVRERQAFVINDAQSDSRILRDIDQSTGFQTRNLLATPMVANGQVIGVLEALNTADRRDFSGGDLRLLNYLSNMAALAIRNRRLFDETQERVNELNCVFEISQSAQKADSLDGLLQATLDAIGRVLGVERLSVLFREEGERGLRLARTRGFNVEDRDFRIDPETGIAGIVLKTGDPLLVRDVEKELRIHSDRAGLYSTRSFISVPIKVEGRLAGLLNAADKTNGEPFDYFELKVLSTAAAQIADACSRMRSRERALEIQMYRKDLDTAAQIQRNSLPRIPARIGGHEVATRYEACREVGGDFYDLIYHSPDRISLLIADVAGKGVPAALFMEYSKTLIGGQIPRNLDPVATLARANDELYRNSKIGIFVTCMLLQVEREHRRIRMASAGHNRQYLYRPRQGEIEVLSGKGAPLGIFEGMEYLERLVQYEPGDLLVLYTDGITEANDRRFGEYGEERLIEVVRQNGALPPDGIIRAIFDDVDRFRDGFEANDDATMMVVRLA comes from the coding sequence ATGGATCTCCATGAATTGCTGACCACGATCATGGACACGGCCAAGGGCTTGCTGGAGGCGGAGGCAGCCTCGCTGTTGCTCTACGACGCGGAAAGCGAAGAGCTAATTTTCGACATCGCGCGAGGCGCGGGCGGAGCAGTGCTTGCTCGCCGGCGCATCCCGGTCAGTCAGGGCGTCGCCGGACTCTGCGTGCGTGAACGCCAGGCGTTTGTTATCAATGATGCTCAATCCGATTCGCGCATCTTGCGCGACATTGATCAGTCCACCGGATTTCAAACGCGCAATTTGCTGGCCACTCCGATGGTGGCCAACGGGCAGGTAATTGGCGTGCTGGAAGCGCTGAATACTGCAGACCGGCGCGATTTTTCGGGCGGCGACCTGCGACTGCTGAACTATCTGTCCAATATGGCCGCATTGGCGATTCGAAATCGCCGCTTGTTTGACGAAACCCAGGAGCGCGTCAACGAATTGAATTGCGTATTCGAAATTTCGCAAAGCGCCCAGAAGGCGGATAGCCTGGACGGGCTGTTGCAGGCAACGCTTGATGCGATCGGTCGGGTGCTGGGGGTGGAGCGCCTGTCGGTGCTTTTTCGCGAGGAAGGCGAAAGGGGGCTGCGTCTGGCGCGCACTCGCGGCTTCAACGTAGAGGATCGTGATTTTCGCATCGATCCGGAAACTGGCATTGCCGGCATTGTTTTGAAGACTGGCGATCCCTTGCTGGTGCGCGATGTTGAAAAAGAACTGCGTATCCATTCTGATCGAGCTGGCCTTTACTCGACCCGCTCCTTTATCAGCGTTCCGATCAAGGTCGAGGGCCGCCTGGCCGGGCTGCTCAATGCCGCGGACAAGACCAACGGCGAACCCTTCGATTACTTTGAGCTGAAAGTACTTTCCACTGCCGCTGCTCAAATTGCCGACGCTTGCTCGCGGATGCGTTCTCGCGAGCGCGCCCTCGAAATTCAGATGTATCGCAAGGATCTGGATACAGCTGCGCAGATTCAGAGGAATTCATTGCCTCGTATTCCGGCGCGCATTGGCGGCCACGAGGTAGCCACTCGCTACGAGGCCTGCCGCGAGGTCGGCGGGGATTTCTATGACTTGATTTATCATTCGCCGGATCGTATTTCGCTCTTGATCGCGGATGTGGCTGGCAAGGGCGTTCCGGCTGCGCTGTTCATGGAGTACTCCAAGACGCTGATTGGCGGACAGATTCCCCGCAATCTGGATCCGGTGGCCACGCTGGCTCGCGCCAACGATGAGCTGTATCGGAATAGCAAGATTGGAATCTTTGTTACCTGTATGCTTCTGCAGGTGGAGCGCGAGCATCGACGAATCCGAATGGCATCCGCCGGTCATAATCGACAGTACCTCTATCGACCCAGGCAGGGCGAAATCGAGGTGCTGAGCGGGAAGGGCGCTCCTCTGGGTATTTTCGAGGGCATGGAATATCTGGAACGCCTGGTCCAGTACGAGCCAGGCGATTTGCTGGTGCTGTATACGGATGGCATTACGGAAGCAAACGACCGTCGCTTTGGCGAATATGGCGAGGAGCGGCTGATAGAGGTCGTCCGTCAAAATGGCGCCCTGCCGCCGGATGGAATCATACGGGCAATTTTTGACGACGTGGATCGCTTTCGTGATGGCTTTGAAGCAAATGATGACGCCACGATGATGGTCGTCCGCCTGGCTTGA
- the metF gene encoding methylenetetrahydrofolate reductase [NAD(P)H], whose protein sequence is MKKISNILGECAGHRPVFSFEFYPPKNEAGEEQLFLSIAELGKLRPDFVSVTYGAGGSTRERTVRWVEEIQQRHGITTMAHYTSIGASRGEVRAMLDQLSTSGVQNIIALRGDWPQDQAGYTPPVDGFRYGSELIAFIRSERPEFCLAGGCYPEKHPEAASAEADLANLKRKADAGADFLVSQLFFDNELYFSFLDRARAAGIRCPILPGIMPVGNYKQIARITQMAGCRIPEDLVHRLEACGEDREKVFQTSLEYSTRQCRQLLERGVPGIHFYTLNQSKLTMEILKAIR, encoded by the coding sequence ATGAAGAAAATCTCTAATATATTGGGCGAATGTGCGGGTCATCGGCCGGTCTTTTCCTTTGAGTTCTATCCGCCCAAGAACGAAGCAGGCGAAGAGCAGCTTTTTTTATCCATCGCTGAACTGGGCAAGCTGCGCCCGGATTTCGTATCCGTGACCTACGGCGCTGGCGGCTCCACGCGGGAGCGCACCGTCCGCTGGGTGGAGGAAATCCAGCAGCGCCATGGGATTACAACTATGGCGCACTATACCAGCATTGGCGCCTCGCGCGGCGAGGTGCGTGCAATGCTCGACCAGCTCTCGACCTCCGGGGTTCAGAACATCATCGCCCTGCGCGGGGATTGGCCACAGGATCAGGCCGGCTATACGCCGCCCGTCGACGGCTTCCGTTATGGATCGGAGCTGATTGCTTTCATTCGAAGCGAGCGGCCGGAATTCTGTCTGGCCGGCGGCTGTTATCCTGAGAAGCACCCCGAGGCGGCTTCGGCGGAGGCGGACCTTGCAAATCTGAAGCGCAAAGCAGACGCCGGAGCGGATTTTCTTGTATCGCAACTTTTCTTTGATAATGAGCTCTACTTCTCATTTCTGGATCGAGCCAGAGCGGCGGGAATTCGTTGTCCAATCTTGCCCGGCATCATGCCGGTAGGCAATTACAAGCAGATCGCACGGATCACGCAGATGGCCGGCTGTCGTATTCCGGAAGATCTGGTGCATCGCCTGGAGGCCTGCGGCGAGGATCGCGAGAAGGTCTTTCAGACGAGCCTGGAGTATTCGACCCGCCAGTGCCGACAATTGTTGGAGCGGGGGGTCCCCGGCATACACTTCTACACTTTGAATCAAAGCAAGCTGACCATGGAAATTCTTAAGGCGATTCGCTGA